A genomic window from Streptomyces sp. WMMC940 includes:
- a CDS encoding DNA repair helicase XPB, whose protein sequence is MSCLIVQSDKTLLLEVDHDQADACRRAIAPFAELERAPEHIHTYRVTPLGLWNARAAGHDAEQVVDALVEFSRYPVPHALLVDVAETMARYGRLTLVKHPTHGLVLTTTDRPVLEEVLRSKKVQPLVGARIDPDTVVVHPSERGQIKQTLLKLGWPAEDHAGYVDGEAHRIDLDESGWALRPYQKHAVEGFWHGGSGVVVLPCGAGKTLVGAGAMAQAKATTLILVTNTVSARQWKHELIRRTSLTEEEIGEYSGAKKEIRPVTIATYQVLTTKRKGIYPHLELFDSRDWGLIVYDEVHLLPAPVFKFTADLQARRRLGLTATLVREDGRESDVFSLIGPKRFDAPWKEIEAQGYIAPADCVEVRVNLTDSERLAYATAETEEKYRFCATTDTKRKITEALVRKHAGQQTLVIGQYIDQLDELGEHLDAPVIKGETPNSQREKLFDAFRNGEISVLVVSKVANFSIDLPEATIAIQVSGTFGSRQEEAQRLGRVLRPKADGHKAHFYSVVARDTIDQDFAAHRQRFLAEQGYAYRIVDADDLSADG, encoded by the coding sequence GTGTCCTGCCTGATCGTCCAGAGCGACAAGACCCTCCTGCTCGAGGTCGACCACGACCAGGCCGACGCCTGCCGCCGCGCCATCGCCCCCTTCGCCGAGCTGGAGCGTGCCCCCGAGCACATCCACACCTACCGCGTGACACCGCTCGGCCTCTGGAACGCCCGGGCGGCCGGGCACGACGCCGAGCAGGTCGTGGACGCGCTCGTCGAGTTCTCCCGCTACCCCGTCCCGCACGCCCTGCTCGTCGACGTGGCGGAGACGATGGCGCGCTACGGCCGCCTCACGCTCGTCAAGCACCCCACCCACGGCCTGGTGCTGACCACGACCGACCGGCCCGTGCTGGAGGAGGTTCTGCGCTCCAAGAAGGTCCAGCCACTGGTCGGCGCACGGATCGATCCGGACACGGTCGTCGTCCACCCCTCCGAGCGCGGTCAGATCAAGCAGACGCTGCTGAAGCTCGGCTGGCCCGCCGAGGACCACGCCGGTTATGTGGACGGCGAGGCCCACCGCATCGACCTGGACGAGTCCGGCTGGGCCCTGCGCCCGTACCAGAAGCATGCCGTCGAGGGCTTCTGGCACGGCGGCTCGGGCGTCGTCGTGCTCCCCTGCGGCGCGGGCAAGACGCTCGTGGGCGCCGGGGCGATGGCCCAGGCGAAGGCGACCACCCTCATCCTCGTCACCAACACCGTCTCCGCCCGCCAGTGGAAGCACGAGCTGATCAGGCGCACCTCGCTGACCGAGGAGGAGATCGGCGAGTACAGCGGTGCGAAGAAGGAGATCCGCCCGGTCACCATCGCCACGTACCAGGTGCTGACGACGAAGCGGAAGGGCATCTACCCGCACCTGGAGTTGTTCGACTCCCGCGACTGGGGCCTGATCGTCTACGACGAGGTCCATCTGCTGCCCGCGCCGGTCTTCAAGTTCACCGCGGATCTGCAGGCCCGCCGCCGGCTCGGCCTGACGGCGACGCTCGTGCGCGAGGACGGCCGCGAGTCGGACGTCTTCTCGCTGATCGGCCCGAAGCGGTTCGACGCTCCCTGGAAGGAGATCGAGGCCCAGGGGTACATCGCGCCCGCCGACTGCGTCGAGGTCCGGGTCAATCTGACGGACTCCGAGCGGCTCGCCTACGCGACGGCGGAGACCGAGGAGAAGTACCGCTTCTGCGCCACCACCGACACCAAGCGGAAGATCACGGAAGCCCTCGTCCGCAAGCACGCGGGCCAGCAGACCCTGGTCATCGGCCAGTACATCGACCAGCTCGACGAACTCGGCGAGCACCTGGACGCGCCCGTCATCAAGGGCGAGACGCCGAACTCCCAGCGCGAGAAGCTCTTCGACGCGTTCCGCAACGGCGAGATCTCGGTGCTGGTCGTGTCCAAGGTCGCGAACTTCTCGATCGACCTGCCGGAGGCGACGATCGCGATCCAGGTCTCGGGCACCTTCGGCTCCCGCCAGGAGGAGGCCCAGCGTCTCGGCCGCGTCCTGCGCCCGAAGGCGGACGGCCACAAGGCCCACTTCTACTCGGTGGTGGCCCGCGACACGATCGACCAGGACTTCGCGGCCCACCGCCAGCGCTTCCTCGCCGAGCAGGGGTACGCGTACCGGATCGTGGACGCGGACGACCTGTCGGCTGACGGCTGA
- a CDS encoding glycosyltransferase 87 family protein, translating to MTLPYRTVTVRSLQATAVLVLSLAALAALCVAQRIPMADTLVYRAEGAAVANGTDLYGFTVTDWQLPATYPPFAAILFVPTTWLPVAALKVVFAAGNALLLALLVRLSCRFAGLSAPVPAVLAATALGLWLEPVFQTLVFGQINLALVCLVLWDLSRPDDAVGKGFALGVAAGVKLTPAVFIVLLLITGRRRAGLTALASLAGTVLLGALVLPEASADFWTRRIFETDRVGEAWIVDNQSLQGVFARVLHTAEPAAVWAAALPVAVAALWAARRAPERWAVLAVAFAALLVAPISWSHHWVWCVPLLAVLIAEGRRGTAALMAVVFLARSMWLVPHAGDLDLRLTWWQQPLASPYAPLGLTVLAIAVLRARDGGDRDGGLPGQRGTPGTEAAGDAAAGAGTRAAG from the coding sequence GTGACGCTTCCGTACCGGACCGTGACCGTCCGATCGCTCCAGGCGACCGCCGTTCTCGTCCTCTCGCTCGCCGCGCTGGCCGCGCTCTGCGTCGCTCAGCGCATCCCCATGGCGGACACCCTGGTGTACCGCGCCGAGGGAGCGGCCGTCGCCAACGGCACCGACCTCTACGGCTTCACCGTCACGGACTGGCAGCTGCCCGCCACCTACCCGCCCTTCGCCGCCATCCTGTTCGTGCCGACGACCTGGCTGCCGGTCGCCGCCCTCAAGGTCGTCTTCGCCGCAGGGAACGCGCTGCTCCTCGCCCTGCTCGTCCGGCTCTCCTGCCGCTTCGCCGGGCTGTCCGCGCCCGTGCCCGCGGTGCTGGCCGCCACCGCCCTCGGGCTGTGGCTCGAACCCGTCTTCCAGACCCTCGTCTTCGGCCAGATCAACCTCGCACTCGTGTGTCTGGTGCTGTGGGACCTGTCCCGGCCGGACGACGCGGTGGGCAAGGGCTTCGCCCTGGGAGTCGCGGCGGGCGTGAAACTCACCCCCGCCGTCTTCATCGTCCTGCTGCTGATCACTGGACGCCGCCGCGCGGGGCTCACGGCGCTGGCGTCCCTCGCCGGCACCGTCCTGCTCGGCGCGCTCGTCCTCCCCGAGGCGAGCGCGGACTTCTGGACGCGGCGGATCTTCGAGACCGACCGGGTCGGCGAGGCGTGGATCGTCGACAACCAGTCGCTGCAGGGGGTGTTCGCGCGCGTACTGCACACGGCGGAACCGGCCGCCGTGTGGGCGGCGGCGCTGCCCGTCGCCGTCGCGGCACTGTGGGCCGCCCGCCGGGCGCCGGAGCGCTGGGCCGTGCTGGCCGTCGCGTTCGCCGCGCTGCTCGTCGCGCCGATCAGCTGGTCCCACCACTGGGTGTGGTGCGTCCCGCTGCTGGCGGTCCTGATCGCCGAGGGGCGCAGGGGCACCGCCGCGCTGATGGCAGTGGTCTTCCTGGCGCGCAGCATGTGGCTCGTACCGCATGCGGGCGATCTGGACCTCCGACTGACGTGGTGGCAGCAGCCGTTGGCGTCCCCCTACGCGCCGCTGGGCCTGACGGTCTTGGCGATCGCGGTCCTGCGGGCGCGCGACGGAGGCGACCGCGACGGCGGGCTGCCCGGGCAGCGCGGGACCCCGGGGACGGAAGCGGCGGGCGACGCGGCGGCGGGTGCGGGCACCAGGGCCGCGGGCTGA
- a CDS encoding type II toxin-antitoxin system RelE family toxin, producing MPHHDSYEVLFTESAARDRDRLDPVRRASFDKAVEILARDPYTEHSRPIGPGEQDREIRLTSQVVAEYIISRGRLLLVVLRIFDDADILLPES from the coding sequence ATGCCGCACCACGACAGCTACGAGGTGCTCTTCACGGAGTCGGCGGCCCGTGACCGCGACCGCTTGGACCCGGTGCGCAGGGCCTCGTTCGACAAGGCGGTCGAGATCCTCGCCCGCGACCCGTACACCGAGCACTCCCGCCCGATAGGCCCCGGCGAGCAGGACCGCGAGATCCGGCTGACTTCGCAGGTCGTGGCCGAGTACATAATCTCGCGGGGGCGCCTGCTCCTCGTCGTCCTGCGGATCTTCGACGACGCGGACATCCTGCTCCCGGAGAGCTGA
- a CDS encoding helicase-associated domain-containing protein: protein MGTGELDREAHVPAGTSAGTPAGRPAREAGGTTGAAGRPHDGAAARRPADTRGGEAAHSVPGTHGGTDALPGTADRTAAPPRTLAEALRNRGDRGLAALLRARPDLLSPVPNDLTQLATRAGTRASVVRALERLDRFAQQTAQALAVAAEPTSYGTLLALLSGDDGDPAVEAALPRALGVLREQALVWGDDDRLRLVRTARELLAPSPQHPSPTGLGPTVAEATSGMSPGRLQEILAAAGLPTTHDPVSAVASLTSLFTERDRMTALLDSAPAEALAVLDRLVWGPPYGTVAPPGDSSGAADSTPVRWLRDRGLLLPSSPRTVVLPREVALHLRGGRAHREPEPVAPEVRVAAEHRPQIVDSTAAGQAYTALATVEDLLKNWQTGGPAVLRAGGLSVRDLKRTAAALDVSEQIASFWLELAYAAGLLASDGGEGTSRAGTATGEERFAPTPAYDEWLDLPAASRWTALATAWLTATRTPGLVGGQDAKGRTLAALGPDLDRGAAPEVRHRVLALLAELPSGAAPDQESVLARLRWERPVRTPAPTPGLPESSDLRSRIAMWTLAEAEHLGLTGRGALSTAARTLLATPATAATELPTPTLPPTALPATPIPATADHPGGQPGPGAVPGTPDAPREPAGSGPARPGPHGHAALAARAALAAGVIAPLLPEPLDHVLLQADLTAVAPGPLERPLAEALGVLADVESKGGATVYRFTPASVRRALDAGQAAADLHAFLAKHSRTPVPQPLSYLIDDVARKHGHLRIGAASAYVRCDDDALLDEITADRRSRGLRMRRLAPTVLAAQADPATLLEGLRAMGYAPAAESAEGDVLIIRADAHRTPRRTPPVPVPDGPPAPDDTLLATAVKAIRAGDLAATAVRKPAPHTGAGELPRTTPAETLATVQAAALTGSAIWIGYVNADGAASQRVIAPVRVEGGFVTAYDHTADEVRTYPLHRITGVAELADEPA, encoded by the coding sequence ATGGGGACCGGTGAGCTCGATCGGGAGGCGCACGTGCCCGCAGGAACGTCCGCAGGGACACCGGCAGGACGACCCGCGCGCGAAGCGGGAGGCACCACCGGGGCGGCAGGACGCCCGCACGACGGCGCCGCCGCGCGCAGGCCCGCGGACACCCGGGGCGGGGAGGCCGCGCACTCGGTGCCCGGCACCCACGGCGGCACGGACGCACTCCCCGGCACCGCCGACCGCACCGCGGCCCCGCCCCGTACCCTCGCCGAGGCCCTGCGGAACCGCGGCGACCGGGGGCTGGCCGCGCTGCTGCGCGCCCGCCCGGATCTGCTGAGCCCGGTACCGAACGACCTGACGCAGCTCGCGACCCGCGCCGGCACCCGGGCCTCCGTCGTCAGGGCACTGGAACGGCTGGACCGGTTCGCCCAGCAGACCGCCCAGGCCCTGGCCGTGGCCGCGGAGCCCACGTCGTACGGGACGCTGCTCGCACTGCTCAGCGGCGACGACGGCGACCCCGCGGTCGAGGCGGCGCTCCCGCGCGCGCTCGGCGTGCTGCGCGAGCAGGCGCTGGTCTGGGGCGACGACGACCGGCTGCGGCTGGTGCGGACCGCACGCGAACTGCTCGCGCCGTCACCTCAGCACCCGTCCCCGACGGGTCTCGGCCCGACGGTCGCCGAGGCCACCTCGGGGATGTCGCCGGGCCGGCTGCAGGAGATCCTCGCCGCCGCGGGGCTGCCGACGACCCATGACCCGGTGTCGGCCGTGGCGTCGCTGACCTCGCTGTTCACCGAACGGGACCGGATGACGGCGCTGCTGGACTCGGCGCCCGCGGAGGCGCTGGCGGTACTGGACCGTCTGGTGTGGGGCCCGCCGTACGGGACGGTGGCTCCGCCGGGCGACTCCTCGGGCGCGGCGGACTCGACGCCGGTGCGATGGCTGCGGGACCGGGGTCTGCTGCTGCCCTCGTCGCCGCGGACGGTGGTCCTGCCGCGCGAGGTGGCGCTCCATCTGCGCGGCGGGCGGGCACACCGCGAACCGGAACCGGTGGCGCCCGAGGTCCGGGTCGCCGCCGAACACCGTCCACAGATTGTGGACAGCACGGCGGCAGGCCAGGCGTACACCGCGCTCGCCACCGTCGAGGATCTGCTGAAGAACTGGCAGACGGGCGGGCCGGCGGTGCTGCGGGCGGGCGGCCTGAGCGTCCGCGATCTGAAGCGGACCGCGGCCGCGCTCGACGTCTCCGAGCAGATCGCCTCGTTCTGGTTGGAACTCGCCTACGCGGCGGGCCTGCTCGCCTCCGACGGCGGCGAGGGTACATCCCGTGCCGGCACGGCCACGGGAGAGGAGCGGTTCGCGCCGACGCCCGCGTACGACGAGTGGCTGGACCTGCCCGCGGCCTCGCGCTGGACGGCCCTCGCGACGGCCTGGCTCACCGCCACCCGGACGCCCGGGCTGGTCGGCGGCCAGGACGCCAAGGGCCGAACGCTCGCGGCGCTCGGCCCGGACCTGGACCGCGGTGCCGCCCCCGAGGTGCGTCACCGCGTCCTGGCCCTGCTGGCCGAGCTGCCCTCGGGCGCCGCCCCGGACCAGGAATCGGTCCTCGCCCGGCTCCGCTGGGAGCGACCGGTCCGCACCCCGGCACCGACTCCCGGCCTCCCCGAGTCCTCCGATCTGCGCTCCCGCATCGCCATGTGGACCCTGGCCGAGGCGGAACACCTGGGACTGACCGGCCGCGGTGCCCTCTCCACCGCCGCCCGCACCCTCCTGGCCACCCCGGCGACCGCCGCGACGGAACTTCCCACCCCGACACTTCCCCCGACGGCACTCCCAGCGACGCCGATTCCCGCGACGGCCGACCACCCCGGAGGACAGCCCGGCCCCGGCGCGGTCCCGGGCACGCCGGACGCCCCGCGGGAGCCGGCCGGGAGCGGCCCCGCGCGGCCCGGCCCGCACGGCCACGCCGCTCTCGCCGCGCGGGCCGCTCTCGCCGCCGGGGTGATCGCCCCCCTGCTGCCCGAACCGCTCGACCACGTACTCCTCCAGGCGGACCTCACCGCCGTCGCACCGGGCCCGCTGGAGCGCCCGCTGGCGGAGGCCCTGGGCGTCCTTGCGGACGTGGAATCGAAGGGTGGCGCGACGGTCTACCGGTTTACGCCGGCGTCCGTACGGCGGGCCCTGGACGCCGGGCAGGCCGCGGCGGACCTGCACGCCTTCCTCGCCAAGCACAGCCGTACCCCGGTGCCGCAGCCGCTGAGCTACCTCATCGACGACGTGGCCCGCAAGCACGGCCATCTGCGCATCGGCGCCGCCTCCGCCTACGTCCGCTGCGACGACGACGCGCTGCTCGACGAGATCACGGCCGACCGCCGCTCCCGGGGTCTGCGGATGCGCCGGCTCGCGCCCACCGTGCTGGCCGCCCAGGCCGACCCGGCCACGCTGCTCGAAGGGCTGCGGGCCATGGGGTACGCCCCGGCCGCGGAGTCCGCGGAGGGCGATGTGCTGATCATCCGCGCGGACGCCCACCGCACCCCGCGCCGCACCCCGCCGGTGCCCGTTCCGGACGGGCCGCCCGCCCCGGACGACACGCTGCTCGCCACCGCGGTGAAGGCGATCCGGGCGGGCGACCTGGCCGCCACGGCCGTACGGAAGCCGGCACCGCACACCGGTGCGGGCGAACTGCCCCGCACCACCCCGGCCGAGACCCTCGCGACCGTGCAGGCGGCCGCGCTCACCGGGTCCGCGATCTGGATCGGATACGTCAACGCCGACGGGGCCGCGAGCCAACGGGTCATCGCCCCGGTCCGCGTCGAAGGCGGATTCGTCACCGCGTACGACCACACCGCCGACGAGGTGCGCACCTACCCCCTGCACCGCATCACCGGCGTCGCCGAACTCGCCGACGAACCGGCCTGA
- a CDS encoding HelD family protein produces the protein MSYFQRTFGGSTVPAPEAPEAPEAPEAPEAPEAPAHDPLGRERAHLTASRAALRAMRADVEALDIRDVTANWVNAVVLESQINERIRALADLAHTPLFFGRLDYLHTAQEGQRFYIGRRHVHDPDGDPMVIDWRAPVSQPFYRASRRDPMDVRLRRRFGYTGGDLTAYEDEHLTDPTEANRTSRLLQAEIERPRVGPMRDIVATIQPEQDEIVRSGLSGTVCVQGGPGTGKTAVGLHRVAYLLYAHRERLARTGTLVIGPNRSFLHYIEQVLPALGELEVKQATVADLVAHVEARGADEPAAALVKGDARMAEVLRRAVRSHVTMPAEPVMVVRGSRRWRVPAYELEDIVRELLDRDIRYGAARDALPQRIAHAVLVRMEQAGEAPDDRVQDSVARNAAVKAAVKTVWPQVDPAKLVLRLLSDPDFLAEHADGVLSADEQKAILWTRPPRSVRSARWSAADAVLIDEAKDLVERTPSLGHVVLDEAQDLSPMQYRAVGRRCTTGSATVLGDLAQGTTPWATASWSEALSHLGKPDAVVEELTAGFRVPREVIAYASRLLPHMSPGLTEVRSVRESPGSLEIRPSEGAGDVVAACLSALRHEGSTGLIAADDRVPALSDALTDAGVPFLAPGEQTTPDVRLTLVPASLAKGLEYDYVVLDDPAAVVAAEPDERTGLRRLYVALTRAVSGLTVLHSSPLPWQLG, from the coding sequence ATGTCGTACTTCCAACGTACCTTCGGAGGCAGCACCGTGCCCGCGCCCGAAGCGCCCGAAGCACCCGAAGCACCCGAAGCACCCGAAGCACCCGAAGCACCGGCGCACGATCCCCTGGGCCGTGAACGGGCCCATCTGACCGCCTCTCGCGCCGCCCTCCGCGCGATGCGCGCGGACGTGGAGGCCCTGGACATCCGGGACGTGACGGCGAACTGGGTGAACGCCGTCGTCCTCGAGTCGCAGATCAACGAGCGGATCAGGGCGCTCGCGGATCTCGCCCACACCCCGCTCTTCTTCGGGCGGCTGGACTACCTGCACACCGCGCAGGAGGGGCAGCGCTTCTACATCGGCCGCCGCCATGTGCACGACCCCGACGGGGATCCGATGGTGATCGACTGGCGCGCGCCGGTCTCCCAGCCTTTCTACCGGGCCTCCCGCAGGGACCCGATGGACGTGCGCCTGCGCCGCCGCTTCGGCTACACCGGCGGCGACCTCACTGCGTACGAGGACGAGCACCTCACCGACCCGACGGAGGCGAACCGGACCAGTCGGCTCCTCCAGGCCGAGATCGAGCGTCCGCGCGTGGGCCCGATGCGGGACATCGTGGCCACGATCCAGCCCGAACAGGACGAGATCGTCCGGTCGGGCCTCTCCGGCACGGTGTGCGTGCAGGGCGGTCCCGGCACCGGGAAGACCGCCGTCGGTCTGCACCGGGTGGCGTATCTGCTGTACGCGCACCGGGAGCGACTGGCCCGCACCGGCACCCTGGTCATCGGGCCCAACCGCTCCTTCCTCCACTACATCGAGCAGGTCCTGCCCGCTCTCGGCGAGTTGGAGGTCAAGCAGGCGACCGTCGCGGACCTCGTCGCCCATGTCGAGGCGCGCGGAGCGGACGAGCCCGCGGCGGCACTGGTCAAGGGCGACGCGCGGATGGCGGAAGTGCTGCGGCGCGCGGTCCGTTCGCATGTGACGATGCCGGCGGAGCCGGTGATGGTGGTCCGCGGCTCACGCCGCTGGCGGGTTCCCGCGTACGAACTGGAGGACATCGTCCGGGAGTTGCTGGACCGCGACATCCGCTACGGCGCTGCCCGCGATGCGCTGCCGCAGCGCATCGCGCACGCCGTGCTCGTACGCATGGAGCAGGCCGGCGAGGCGCCGGACGACCGGGTGCAGGACTCGGTGGCACGCAACGCGGCGGTGAAGGCGGCGGTGAAGACCGTCTGGCCGCAGGTCGACCCGGCGAAGCTGGTGCTGCGTCTGCTCTCCGACCCGGACTTCCTGGCGGAGCACGCGGACGGGGTGCTGAGCGCGGACGAACAGAAGGCGATCCTCTGGACCCGGCCGCCGCGTTCGGTCCGCTCCGCACGCTGGTCCGCGGCGGACGCGGTGCTGATCGACGAGGCGAAGGACCTCGTCGAGCGCACGCCGTCGCTCGGTCATGTGGTCCTCGACGAGGCGCAGGACCTGTCGCCGATGCAGTACCGGGCGGTGGGGCGCAGATGCACGACGGGTTCGGCAACGGTCCTCGGTGACCTGGCGCAGGGCACCACCCCGTGGGCGACGGCGAGTTGGTCCGAGGCGCTGTCCCATCTGGGCAAGCCCGACGCGGTGGTGGAGGAACTGACGGCGGGCTTCCGGGTGCCGCGCGAAGTGATCGCGTACGCGTCCCGGCTGCTTCCGCACATGTCGCCCGGGCTGACGGAGGTCCGGTCGGTCCGTGAGTCCCCCGGCTCGCTGGAGATCCGCCCGTCCGAGGGCGCGGGGGACGTGGTCGCCGCGTGTCTGTCGGCACTGCGGCACGAGGGTTCGACCGGTCTGATCGCCGCCGACGACCGGGTGCCGGCCCTGTCCGACGCGCTGACCGACGCCGGTGTCCCCTTCCTGGCCCCCGGCGAGCAGACCACCCCGGACGTCCGGCTCACCCTGGTGCCGGCTTCCCTCGCGAAGGGTCTCGAGTACGACTACGTGGTCCTCGACGACCCCGCGGCCGTGGTCGCGGCCGAGCCCGACGAGCGCACGGGCCTGCGCCGGCTGTACGTGGCACTGACCCGTGCTGTCTCGGGCCTCACGGTGCTCCACTCGTCGCCCCTGCCGTGGCAGCTGGGGTGA